The following are from one region of the Methanobacterium sp. genome:
- a CDS encoding DUF788 domain-containing protein has protein sequence MDKLQISSYLIFIISVASIAYGLLFNPANWVVYGISIIFIPSGILSFGLIVMKKGSKEEEEDKTREPFIGY, from the coding sequence ATGGATAAATTACAAATTTCAAGTTATTTAATATTCATCATCTCAGTGGCAAGTATCGCATATGGCCTCCTGTTTAACCCAGCCAACTGGGTAGTTTACGGAATTTCCATTATATTCATACCTTCTGGAATACTCTCCTTTGGATTGATAGTAATGAAAAAAGGTTCGAAAGAGGAAGAAGAAGACAAAACCAGGGAACCCTTTATCGGATACTGA